Proteins from a single region of Ignavibacteriales bacterium:
- the lysS gene encoding lysine--tRNA ligase produces MENNIVQDVNTLIKRRLEELEELQKKNIETFAYSFDVDSYSLEIKNSFVDGVEKNVKAAGRIMAIRRMGKASFAHIQDIQGKIQIYIKKDDVGDDYDVFKLLDIGDIIGVEGYVFKTKTGETSIHTRKMKLLSKSIRPIPIVKEEVDENGNKVVHDQFVDKELRYRQRYVDLIVNPGVKEVFIKRSKMISSLRKFLDAKGYLEVETPVLQPIYGGAAAKPFSTHHNALNIPLYLRIADELYLKRLIVGGFDGVYEISKDFRNEGMDRTHNPEFTMLELYVAYKDYEWMMNFVEAMVSNTCIEVFGKLEFEIEGKVVNFQSPWNRVSMVEEIEKKTGINILTATDDELKAALKSRGMEIDPKEGRGKLIDGLFEVAVQSELVQPTFVMDYPVEISPLAKKHRSKEGVVERFEAFVLGREICNAFSELNDPIDQKKRFEDQGKMREAGDEEAHQIDEDFVRALEFGMPPTAGLGIGIDRLVMLLTNQSSIRDVILFPLMRPEK; encoded by the coding sequence TTGGAAAATAATATTGTTCAAGATGTAAATACACTTATTAAAAGAAGACTTGAGGAATTAGAAGAACTGCAAAAGAAAAATATAGAAACGTTTGCTTACAGTTTTGATGTTGATTCATATTCTCTTGAAATTAAAAATTCTTTCGTTGATGGTGTAGAAAAAAATGTTAAAGCAGCCGGAAGAATTATGGCAATAAGACGCATGGGAAAAGCATCTTTTGCTCATATTCAGGATATACAGGGAAAGATCCAAATTTATATTAAGAAAGATGATGTAGGAGATGATTACGATGTGTTTAAGCTTTTAGATATCGGTGACATCATCGGTGTGGAAGGTTATGTCTTCAAAACAAAAACTGGGGAAACTTCTATCCATACAAGAAAGATGAAACTTCTTTCTAAGTCGATCAGACCAATTCCCATTGTTAAAGAAGAAGTTGATGAAAACGGAAATAAAGTTGTACATGATCAATTTGTTGATAAAGAACTAAGATACCGCCAGCGTTACGTAGATTTAATAGTTAATCCTGGTGTTAAAGAAGTTTTTATTAAACGCAGTAAAATGATTTCATCTCTCCGAAAATTTCTTGATGCTAAAGGATATCTTGAAGTTGAAACACCAGTATTGCAACCAATATATGGCGGTGCTGCGGCAAAACCATTTTCAACACACCACAATGCTCTAAATATTCCGCTTTATTTGCGCATTGCAGATGAGCTTTATTTGAAAAGATTAATTGTCGGTGGATTTGATGGCGTTTATGAAATATCAAAAGATTTCCGAAATGAAGGAATGGATCGAACTCATAATCCAGAATTTACAATGCTCGAACTATATGTTGCTTACAAGGACTACGAATGGATGATGAATTTTGTTGAAGCAATGGTTTCTAATACTTGTATAGAAGTTTTTGGAAAATTAGAATTTGAGATTGAAGGTAAAGTTGTAAACTTCCAATCACCCTGGAATAGAGTTTCTATGGTTGAAGAAATTGAGAAGAAAACTGGAATTAATATTCTTACTGCGACTGATGACGAACTTAAAGCTGCACTTAAATCCAGAGGAATGGAAATAGATCCTAAAGAGGGGAGAGGAAAACTAATAGATGGATTGTTTGAAGTAGCTGTACAGAGCGAATTAGTACAACCAACATTTGTAATGGATTATCCGGTTGAGATTTCCCCGCTTGCCAAAAAGCATAGAAGCAAAGAAGGTGTGGTTGAACGATTTGAAGCATTTGTTTTGGGTAGAGAAATTTGCAATGCATTCAGCGAGTTAAATGATCCAATCGATCAGAAAAAAAGATTTGAAGATCAGGGCAAAATGCGCGAGGCTGGCGATGAAGAAGCCCACCAGATTGATGAAGATTTTGTTAGAGCACTTGAGTTTGGAATGCCACCAACTGCTGGCTTGGGAATTGGAATTGATAGGTTGGTAATGCTACTCACTAATCAATCATCAATTAGAGATGTAATTTTATTTCCATTAATGCGACCAGAAAAATAA
- the dacB gene encoding D-alanyl-D-alanine carboxypeptidase/D-alanyl-D-alanine-endopeptidase translates to MKIIKPAIFLFLFFAGSVYSQTFPNYGKFNQSRVQEFWQQIDDIFNDPNFNSASWGVVIKSLETGEYLYKRNEDKLFMPASNLKLFTTSAGLMLLGKYYHFITNLYINGTLDGSILQGDLIIQGFGDPTIGGRFSDGDVYKVYNQWADSLLSLGIDEIKGNLIGDDNTFDDNGLGSGWAWDYESYWYSAPTGAISFNDNCVDIIVKPTKSGLPAEITIVPDTRYVTIINKVNTTNLNTNSDIDVYREKGTNIITVFGKIAENSEEKKTSATVNNPTQYSMVVLKEVLQRKGIKVSGYAADLDEEITNLDYNGLVKLFTYYSPSLEEIIKITNKNSRNFYAEQILKAIGYEKNGYGSIENGVKEIKKLSRDFGINPENFIMVDGSGLSRLNLVTPRQIVDLLSFIYRNEIFPVFLESLPIAGIDGTLARRLRKSKAENNVKAKTGYIDGVRSLSGYVNTADKEAVTFTMIVNNYIVPSALADNLQDLVCLRLANFSRK, encoded by the coding sequence ATGAAAATAATTAAACCTGCCATTTTTTTATTTCTTTTTTTTGCAGGCTCAGTTTATTCACAAACATTTCCTAATTACGGAAAGTTTAATCAATCACGAGTCCAGGAATTTTGGCAGCAAATTGATGATATTTTCAATGATCCAAACTTCAATTCGGCAAGTTGGGGAGTTGTTATAAAATCCCTTGAAACCGGTGAATATTTGTATAAACGAAATGAAGACAAATTATTTATGCCGGCTTCAAATCTAAAATTATTTACTACTTCTGCTGGATTGATGTTGCTTGGTAAATATTATCACTTTATAACAAATCTTTATATCAATGGAACTTTAGATGGTTCCATACTCCAGGGAGATTTAATTATTCAGGGTTTTGGCGATCCAACTATTGGCGGGCGATTTTCTGATGGTGATGTTTATAAGGTTTATAATCAATGGGCGGATTCACTTTTGTCTCTCGGTATAGATGAGATAAAAGGAAATTTGATTGGAGATGATAATACCTTTGATGATAATGGACTTGGTTCTGGTTGGGCTTGGGATTATGAAAGTTACTGGTATTCCGCACCAACCGGTGCTATTTCGTTTAATGACAACTGCGTTGATATAATTGTTAAACCAACAAAAAGCGGTTTGCCGGCAGAGATTACAATTGTGCCGGATACAAGATATGTTACCATCATAAATAAAGTTAATACAACCAATTTAAACACTAACTCTGATATTGATGTCTACCGCGAAAAAGGGACTAATATAATAACTGTATTTGGTAAGATTGCTGAGAATTCTGAAGAAAAGAAAACTTCGGCAACTGTAAATAATCCTACACAATACTCTATGGTTGTTTTAAAAGAAGTGCTTCAAAGGAAAGGAATTAAAGTAAGCGGGTACGCAGCAGATCTTGATGAAGAAATTACAAATCTTGATTATAACGGATTAGTAAAATTGTTTACTTATTATTCACCTTCGCTTGAAGAAATAATTAAGATTACAAATAAGAACAGCCGCAATTTTTACGCTGAACAAATACTTAAAGCAATTGGTTATGAAAAAAATGGTTATGGGTCGATAGAGAATGGAGTTAAAGAAATAAAAAAACTATCACGCGATTTTGGAATCAATCCGGAAAATTTTATAATGGTTGATGGTTCAGGTCTTTCCCGTTTGAATTTAGTTACTCCACGCCAAATTGTCGATCTGCTTTCTTTCATTTATAGGAATGAGATATTTCCTGTTTTTCTGGAATCATTACCAATAGCAGGCATTGATGGAACTCTTGCCAGAAGATTGAGAAAATCCAAAGCTGAAAATAATGTAAAAGCTAAAACCGGGTACATTGATGGTGTAAGATCTTTATCTGGATATGTAAATACTGCCGATAAAGAAGCTGTTACCTTTACAATGATTGTAAATAATTATATCGTTCCATCTGCCTTGGCAGATAATCTGCAAGATTTAGTTTGTTTGCGCCTGGCAAACTTCTCTCGAAAATAA
- a CDS encoding pseudouridine synthase, whose amino-acid sequence MKTIRLNKYLSECGVDSRRKVEELILHGRVAVNDEVITDFVVKVDPDKDHVTLDGENIKRPRKVYYLLHKPKAFVTTTSDEKNRRTVIQLIKTDLKIFPVGRLDFNTTGVLFLTNDGDFTNLLLHPNNKVPRIYLATIDKPLVEEDKLKMLKGIYLDGKKGKFEDIKINNFKTKKLITVKTVEGRNHFVKNMFEALGYMVTALSRINYAGIGVEKLPVGAYRELTRDEINGILQKYENN is encoded by the coding sequence ATGAAGACAATTCGATTAAATAAGTATCTTTCAGAATGTGGAGTTGATTCCAGACGTAAAGTTGAAGAATTAATTTTACACGGAAGAGTAGCTGTTAATGACGAAGTTATTACTGACTTTGTTGTTAAAGTGGATCCTGATAAAGATCATGTTACACTTGACGGAGAAAATATTAAACGACCAAGAAAAGTTTATTACTTGCTTCATAAGCCAAAAGCTTTTGTAACCACAACTTCAGATGAAAAAAATAGAAGAACTGTTATACAGTTAATAAAAACGGATCTGAAAATATTTCCCGTTGGCAGATTGGATTTTAACACAACTGGTGTTCTGTTTTTAACAAATGATGGCGATTTTACAAATTTACTTTTACACCCAAATAATAAAGTACCTCGTATTTATCTTGCAACTATTGATAAACCCTTGGTTGAAGAAGATAAACTAAAAATGTTAAAAGGAATTTATTTGGATGGTAAGAAGGGTAAATTTGAAGATATAAAAATCAATAACTTTAAAACTAAAAAATTGATTACTGTTAAAACGGTGGAAGGTAGAAATCATTTTGTAAAAAACATGTTTGAAGCATTAGGTTACATGGTAACAGCACTTTCAAGAATTAACTACGCTGGAATTGGAGTTGAAAAACTACCTGTTGGCGCTTATAGAGAATTAACAAGAGATGAGATTAATGGAATACTTCAAAAGTATGAAAATAATTAA
- the scpB gene encoding SMC-Scp complex subunit ScpB, with protein sequence MDKVYSTVIEALIFASDEPIPVQLIFNAIKEIDGEDINLSVDEIDTCVEELNTKYLSDDFSFNIVKVANGYIFATKPEFGKYVGYLSTEKSKRRLSQAALETLAIIAYKQPITKPEIESIRGVNSDYIINTLLEKNLITITGRSETVGRPLLYITTIEFLKYFGLYQISDLPKPREIEEIMKDEDFIEQKQKIMMNALEENLEKEGEISTDEDNSIK encoded by the coding sequence ATGGATAAAGTTTACTCCACAGTTATAGAAGCATTAATCTTTGCATCTGATGAGCCGATACCGGTACAGCTTATTTTTAATGCGATTAAGGAAATAGATGGTGAAGATATAAATTTATCAGTTGATGAAATTGATACATGTGTTGAAGAATTGAATACCAAATATTTATCAGACGACTTTTCATTTAATATTGTTAAAGTAGCAAATGGTTATATCTTTGCTACAAAGCCGGAATTTGGAAAATATGTCGGTTATCTTTCAACCGAAAAAAGTAAAAGAAGATTAAGCCAGGCAGCTTTAGAAACACTGGCTATAATTGCGTATAAACAACCGATTACAAAACCAGAAATTGAATCGATCCGTGGAGTAAACTCGGATTACATTATTAACACGTTATTGGAAAAAAATCTAATTACAATTACAGGTAGATCTGAAACTGTTGGAAGACCATTGCTTTACATTACTACCATTGAATTTTTAAAATACTTTGGATTGTATCAAATATCTGATCTTCCAAAACCGCGTGAGATTGAAGAAATAATGAAAGATGAAGATTTTATTGAGCAGAAACAAAAAATAATGATGAATGCACTAGAAGAAAACTTAGAAAAGGAAGGAGAAATAAGTACTGATGAAGACAATTCGATTAAATAA
- a CDS encoding segregation/condensation protein A, whose translation MYKIKLLNFEGPLDLLLFFIKRDELNIYDIPISTITGEFVEYLNLIKMMDLEVAGDFILMATTLMQIKVRMLLPKEIDEKGEEIDPRADLVRALLEYKRYKEMSEELSFFEANQRRVSYRGNYSADNKVAYPEYETLLKNITLFDLIKAFKNALLDKPKEIFHEIKKQPITIDEQIEYILSIVKDKGELHFLELVKDMQEKIRIIVTFIALLELIKMGKIGLKTSKSFNDFVIYIMLQNG comes from the coding sequence TTGTATAAAATAAAATTACTCAATTTTGAAGGTCCATTAGATTTACTTTTATTCTTTATAAAAAGAGATGAACTGAATATCTATGATATTCCTATCTCTACAATAACTGGAGAATTTGTTGAATATCTTAATCTAATAAAAATGATGGATCTTGAAGTTGCTGGTGATTTTATTTTAATGGCAACTACATTAATGCAAATTAAAGTAAGAATGCTTCTTCCCAAAGAGATTGATGAAAAAGGTGAAGAAATTGATCCAAGAGCAGATTTAGTTCGCGCGCTTCTTGAATATAAACGTTATAAGGAAATGTCCGAAGAGCTTTCATTCTTCGAAGCTAATCAACGAAGAGTAAGTTATCGTGGAAATTATTCAGCTGATAATAAAGTAGCATATCCTGAATATGAAACATTATTAAAGAACATTACTTTGTTCGATTTGATAAAAGCATTTAAGAATGCATTGTTGGACAAACCGAAGGAAATATTTCACGAAATAAAAAAACAGCCTATAACCATAGATGAGCAAATTGAATATATTTTGAGCATAGTAAAAGATAAAGGTGAATTGCATTTTTTAGAATTGGTAAAAGATATGCAGGAAAAAATCAGAATTATTGTTACATTTATTGCACTACTTGAGTTAATTAAAATGGGAAAAATTGGATTAAAAACGTCAAAGAGTTTTAATGATTTTGTAATTTATATCATGCTGCAAAATGGATAA
- the trpS gene encoding tryptophan--tRNA ligase → MQKKRILSGMRATGKLHLGNYVGALENWIKLQDDYEGYHLIADYHNLTTNLDTSLIYQNTIEMVIDWLASGLDPQKSPFFRQSQIKEHTELHLIFSMLITTARLERNPTLKDQLRELNIDNVAYGHLGYPVLQAADILLYKGEVVPVGEDQVPHVEITREIARKFNSQYGFVFPEPEPLLTKFARLPGLDGQAKMSKSLDNTILLSDEPEIVKAKLRKAVTDPLKIRKGDPGRPEICLVFTYHKKFNQLSEVNEIESNCRSGALGCVDCKLKCSERINQILAPIIEKRKYYESHLDSVKEILLDGEIRGRKVAQETMSEVREKMKLG, encoded by the coding sequence ATGCAGAAGAAAAGAATTTTAAGTGGAATGAGAGCAACAGGAAAATTGCATCTGGGTAATTATGTTGGTGCTCTTGAAAATTGGATTAAACTACAGGATGATTATGAAGGTTATCATTTAATTGCAGATTACCATAATCTTACAACTAACTTAGATACGTCTTTAATTTATCAGAATACGATTGAGATGGTGATTGATTGGCTTGCTTCCGGACTTGATCCGCAAAAAAGTCCTTTTTTCAGACAGTCTCAAATAAAAGAGCATACAGAACTTCATTTGATATTTTCAATGCTTATAACAACCGCCCGACTTGAACGAAATCCAACGTTGAAAGATCAACTAAGGGAATTGAATATTGACAACGTTGCCTACGGTCATCTTGGCTACCCGGTGCTTCAGGCTGCAGATATACTATTATACAAAGGAGAAGTTGTACCAGTTGGTGAAGATCAGGTACCGCACGTTGAAATAACAAGAGAGATTGCAAGAAAATTTAATTCGCAGTATGGATTTGTTTTTCCAGAACCCGAACCATTGCTAACAAAATTTGCTCGGCTTCCAGGATTGGATGGTCAGGCAAAGATGAGTAAATCACTTGACAATACAATTCTACTTTCAGATGAACCAGAAATTGTAAAAGCTAAGTTAAGAAAAGCAGTTACCGATCCTCTTAAAATAAGAAAAGGCGATCCTGGTAGACCCGAAATTTGTCTTGTATTTACATATCATAAAAAATTCAATCAACTAAGTGAAGTTAATGAAATTGAAAGCAACTGCCGATCTGGTGCTTTAGGATGTGTGGATTGCAAACTTAAATGTTCAGAAAGAATTAACCAGATATTGGCACCAATAATAGAAAAACGGAAATATTATGAAAGCCATCTTGATTCTGTAAAAGAAATTTTATTGGATGGTGAAATACGTGGTAGAAAAGTTGCACAGGAAACTATGAGTGAAGTTCGTGAAAAAATGAAGCTGGGTTAA
- a CDS encoding HNH endonuclease — MILNRSYEPLTVCNVKKAIVLTLLEKAEIVASNNGKIIHSAFNQFPWPSVIRLNRYILVPHKKVMMTRKNILKRDMYKCAYCGRSDLPLTVDHIIPKARGGEETWENLVTACVACNNKKGDRTLEEAELKLRFRPYKPHYILFISNSVSKIDENWKPYLFQ, encoded by the coding sequence TTGATTTTAAACAGAAGTTATGAACCACTTACTGTTTGTAATGTTAAAAAAGCAATAGTATTAACTCTTCTTGAAAAAGCAGAAATTGTTGCAAGCAATAATGGTAAAATCATCCACAGTGCTTTCAATCAATTTCCATGGCCAAGCGTTATTAGGTTAAACAGATATATCCTGGTGCCCCATAAAAAAGTAATGATGACCAGGAAAAATATCTTAAAGAGAGATATGTACAAATGTGCCTATTGTGGAAGAAGTGATTTACCATTAACAGTTGATCATATTATTCCAAAAGCACGCGGTGGAGAAGAAACATGGGAAAATCTTGTTACTGCTTGCGTTGCCTGCAACAATAAAAAAGGGGATAGAACTTTAGAAGAAGCTGAGTTGAAGTTAAGGTTCCGTCCTTATAAACCACATTACATACTATTCATCAGTAATTCTGTAAGCAAGATTGATGAAAATTGGAAACCTTATTTATTCCAATAA
- the mnmA gene encoding tRNA 2-thiouridine(34) synthase MnmA: MKRKVFMPKGRVVVAMSGGVDSSVAAVILHKEGYEVVGITMKTWGFMEVGGAPKHESGCCSLDAIFDAKNVATMFGFPHYTVDFTRAFEDEVIDNFVSEYLNGRTPNPCVICNRKIKWEELLKKADALDAEFVATGHYAKVEFNTETGRYCLKNSADDRKDQTYALWGLSQESLKRTIFPLAKLNKTEVRKLAEEFGLKTANKPDSQEICFVADDNYERFLKERIPEVIENLPIGDFLYNGEKIGEHKGIPFYTVGQRRGLGIAKGKPVYVTKIDHKSNTIEIGDKNDLLTYELIADDINYVSKDYFKPGEKVFCKIRYSDKGTMAELISADEKTFKILFNEAKSAITPGQSAVLYDERGYVLAGGIINQV; encoded by the coding sequence ATGAAAAGAAAGGTTTTTATGCCTAAAGGGCGGGTAGTTGTTGCTATGAGTGGAGGGGTTGATTCTTCAGTTGCAGCGGTCATTCTTCACAAAGAAGGTTATGAAGTAGTTGGTATAACAATGAAGACATGGGGATTCATGGAAGTTGGTGGAGCACCTAAGCACGAATCCGGTTGCTGCTCACTTGATGCTATTTTTGATGCTAAGAATGTTGCCACAATGTTTGGATTTCCTCATTACACGGTTGATTTTACCAGAGCATTTGAGGATGAAGTAATTGATAATTTCGTGTCAGAATACCTTAATGGAAGAACACCCAATCCTTGCGTTATTTGTAATAGAAAAATAAAATGGGAAGAATTATTAAAAAAAGCTGACGCACTTGATGCAGAGTTTGTAGCAACAGGTCATTATGCTAAAGTTGAATTTAACACAGAAACAGGCAGGTATTGCCTAAAAAACTCTGCTGATGATAGGAAAGATCAAACTTATGCTCTTTGGGGTTTATCACAGGAAAGTTTGAAAAGAACAATTTTTCCATTAGCAAAATTGAATAAAACTGAAGTGCGTAAATTGGCAGAAGAATTTGGACTGAAGACAGCTAACAAACCCGATAGCCAGGAAATTTGTTTTGTAGCAGATGATAATTATGAAAGATTTCTTAAAGAAAGAATTCCTGAGGTAATTGAAAATCTTCCCATAGGTGATTTTCTTTATAATGGAGAAAAAATTGGCGAGCATAAAGGAATACCATTTTACACAGTAGGACAAAGAAGAGGTTTAGGTATAGCAAAAGGAAAACCAGTTTATGTTACAAAAATAGATCATAAATCTAATACCATAGAAATTGGTGACAAAAACGATTTGCTTACTTATGAATTAATTGCTGATGATATAAATTATGTAAGCAAAGATTATTTTAAACCTGGGGAAAAAGTATTTTGTAAAATTAGATATTCCGATAAAGGAACAATGGCAGAATTGATTTCTGCGGATGAAAAAACATTTAAAATATTATTTAATGAAGCTAAAAGTGCAATTACTCCCGGACAATCAGCCGTATTATATGATGAACGGGGATACGTTTTGGCTGGTGGTATTATCAATCAGGTTTAA
- the acpS gene encoding holo-ACP synthase: MIFGIGIDIIEIDRIKESIDKFGDRFLNKVFTQTELDYSLLKPNKYQHLAARFAAKEAVAKALSFNGDKGFHWKDIEIYNEPNGMPSVVLFNSLKKILSDNKELKITMSHSQNYVTCFAIVHQKK; encoded by the coding sequence ATGATTTTTGGGATAGGCATTGACATAATTGAGATTGATCGGATTAAGGAAAGCATAGATAAATTTGGCGACAGATTTCTAAATAAAGTTTTCACTCAAACTGAACTTGACTATTCACTTTTAAAACCAAATAAATACCAGCACCTTGCTGCTCGATTTGCTGCAAAAGAAGCTGTTGCAAAAGCATTATCTTTTAATGGCGATAAAGGATTTCACTGGAAAGATATTGAGATTTATAATGAGCCAAATGGGATGCCATCTGTTGTTTTGTTTAATTCATTGAAGAAAATTTTAAGTGATAATAAGGAACTTAAAATTACAATGAGTCATTCGCAGAATTATGTTACTTGCTTTGCAATAGTTCACCAAAAAAAGTAG
- the ggt gene encoding gamma-glutamyltransferase, which translates to MQMLISSKKIVFTLFLFLLLLNFSNAASPDPARGKKGMVVSASELASQVGTLMLKRGGNAIDASVAVGFALAVTYPSAGNLGGGGFMVLHLANGKDVAIDFRETAPAKAFKEMYLDSNGNYSPELSLEGTTSVGVPGSVAGLLYVLEKYGTMKLEEVIQPAINLAIDGYPLNFRLTESLNSELKDWRKYKSSEKVFTKQGDPFSEGDIFKQPDLAKTLTLIKEKGRDGFYKGEIAQLFIKQIQSMKGYITSEDLENYKVIEKEPVKGTYRGYEIISMPPSSSGGIAIIQALNILENYNFSKADWNSSQYIHKLVETLKFVYADRSKHLGDEDFYKVPKNWLTSKKYAHNLFDKIKDKAVPSKEIYPGVPFQNESKETTHYSVADSYGNVVSTTTTINSAYGSKIVVDGAGFLLNNEMDDFSSKPGVPNQFGLIGSEANSIQPGKRMLSSMSPTIVLKDGKPVLVIGSPGGSTIITVVLQVILNYIDFGMNIQEAIDAPRIHHQWLPDEIIYEDYGLSQDVIENLKILGHIFGKQTHLGLAEGIQIDNNNNIIYGASDPRGYGKAVGF; encoded by the coding sequence ATGCAAATGTTGATCTCTTCTAAAAAAATAGTTTTTACTTTATTCCTTTTCCTACTGTTACTCAACTTTTCTAATGCGGCTTCGCCGGATCCTGCGCGTGGTAAAAAAGGAATGGTTGTTTCTGCAAGTGAACTTGCTTCTCAGGTTGGAACCTTAATGCTAAAACGCGGAGGTAATGCAATTGATGCATCAGTTGCAGTTGGATTTGCTTTAGCTGTTACATATCCTTCGGCAGGTAACCTTGGTGGAGGAGGATTTATGGTGCTTCATCTTGCAAATGGAAAAGATGTCGCTATCGATTTCCGCGAAACTGCACCAGCAAAAGCTTTTAAAGAAATGTATCTTGATTCAAACGGCAATTATTCGCCAGAACTTAGTTTGGAAGGAACAACCTCTGTTGGTGTTCCTGGAAGTGTTGCAGGTTTATTATATGTTCTTGAAAAATATGGTACGATGAAATTAGAAGAAGTTATTCAACCAGCAATTAATTTAGCAATAGATGGTTATCCACTTAACTTTAGGTTAACCGAATCATTAAATAGTGAGTTAAAAGATTGGAGAAAATATAAATCATCAGAAAAAGTTTTTACAAAGCAAGGAGATCCATTTTCTGAAGGAGATATTTTTAAGCAGCCTGATTTAGCTAAAACTCTAACTTTAATTAAGGAAAAGGGAAGAGATGGTTTTTACAAAGGGGAAATTGCTCAATTATTTATCAAACAAATCCAGTCAATGAAAGGATATATCACTTCTGAAGATTTAGAAAATTATAAAGTAATTGAAAAAGAACCAGTTAAAGGAACATACCGCGGATATGAAATTATTTCAATGCCTCCATCTTCTTCTGGTGGAATTGCAATCATTCAAGCATTAAATATTTTAGAAAATTATAATTTCAGTAAAGCTGATTGGAACAGTAGTCAATACATTCATAAATTAGTTGAAACATTAAAATTTGTGTACGCAGATCGTTCAAAACATCTTGGGGATGAGGATTTTTACAAAGTGCCAAAAAACTGGTTGACTTCTAAAAAGTATGCCCACAATCTCTTTGATAAAATTAAAGATAAAGCTGTTCCATCAAAAGAAATTTATCCTGGCGTGCCTTTTCAAAATGAAAGTAAAGAAACAACCCATTATAGTGTAGCAGATAGTTATGGAAATGTTGTTAGTACTACTACAACTATTAACTCAGCGTATGGATCAAAGATAGTAGTAGATGGAGCAGGATTCCTTTTAAACAACGAAATGGATGACTTTAGTTCGAAGCCCGGGGTTCCAAATCAATTTGGATTAATTGGAAGCGAAGCAAATTCAATTCAACCTGGTAAAAGAATGCTCAGTTCAATGTCTCCAACAATTGTTCTTAAAGATGGTAAACCTGTTTTGGTTATCGGTTCTCCTGGCGGTTCCACAATAATTACAGTTGTCTTACAAGTAATCTTGAACTACATCGATTTTGGAATGAATATTCAGGAGGCAATCGATGCACCAAGAATTCATCATCAGTGGTTGCCTGATGAAATTATTTATGAAGATTATGGTTTATCTCAAGATGTAATTGAAAATTTGAAAATACTGGGACATATTTTCGGAAAGCAAACCCATCTGGGTCTTGCAGAAGGAATACAAATCGATAATAATAATAATATCATCTATGGAGCCAGTGATCCGCGTGGTTATGGTAAAGCAGTAGGTTTTTAA
- a CDS encoding MlaD family protein → MKDQRKTEIKVGITVLLGLIALIYIFGWAKNYKVYANQKYIDVEFETASGLESGDPVMVNGVRSGFVDDILVKGNNVIVKVVVNPDVQLKEDAVFSISMLDLMGGKKIEVKPGLSSKTIDYTIIQKGKFEGDISTVMAMVGGVQNDLVKIIKDLQVTLSSVNNIISDKEFNSQIRSSISNLAQISSKLNVMIEENRTNLKTITNNTAELTKEATAFLNENKDQVKAAIDDVRIVIKSTNELVAKINNLTDETLNKKNNVGKLLYDDQLITDLKTSLEQVKELTKIILEQLKGKGLNVDANVDLF, encoded by the coding sequence ATGAAAGACCAAAGAAAAACAGAAATTAAAGTCGGGATAACTGTACTGCTCGGTTTAATTGCCTTGATTTATATTTTTGGTTGGGCAAAAAACTATAAGGTTTACGCAAATCAAAAATATATTGATGTAGAATTTGAAACTGCTTCCGGACTGGAGAGCGGCGATCCGGTAATGGTTAATGGTGTAAGATCAGGTTTTGTTGATGATATTTTGGTTAAAGGTAATAATGTAATTGTTAAAGTTGTTGTTAATCCGGATGTTCAACTAAAGGAAGATGCTGTTTTTTCAATATCAATGCTTGATTTAATGGGTGGTAAAAAAATAGAAGTTAAACCTGGCTTGTCATCTAAAACAATTGATTACACCATCATCCAAAAGGGAAAGTTTGAAGGCGATATTTCAACTGTTATGGCAATGGTGGGTGGAGTTCAAAATGATCTTGTGAAAATAATTAAAGATTTACAAGTTACTTTATCTTCGGTAAATAATATTATAAGTGATAAGGAATTTAACTCTCAGATTCGATCTTCAATTTCAAATCTTGCTCAGATAAGTTCTAAACTTAACGTGATGATAGAAGAGAATAGAACAAATTTAAAAACTATTACCAATAACACTGCAGAATTGACGAAAGAGGCTACTGCTTTTCTTAATGAAAATAAGGACCAAGTAAAAGCTGCAATAGATGACGTTCGCATAGTTATTAAAAGTACAAATGAATTAGTCGCAAAGATTAATAACCTTACTGATGAAACATTAAATAAAAAAAATAATGTGGGTAAATTATTGTACGATGATCAATTGATTACCGATCTGAAAACTTCATTGGAGCAAGTAAAAGAACTTACAAAAATCATCCTTGAACAATTAAAAGGCAAAGGATTAAATGTTGATGCAAATGTTGATCTCTTCTAA